A single genomic interval of Romboutsia ilealis harbors:
- the rpmG gene encoding 50S ribosomal protein L33, with protein MRVKVTLACTECKQRNYNTTKNKKTNPDRIELNKYCKFCKKHTAHKETK; from the coding sequence ATGAGAGTTAAAGTAACTTTAGCATGTACAGAGTGTAAGCAAAGAAACTACAACACTACTAAAAACAAGAAAACTAACCCAGACAGAATAGAATTAAACAAATACTGTAAATTCTGTAAGAAACATACAGCTCATAAAGAAACAAAATAG
- the sigH gene encoding RNA polymerase sporulation sigma factor SigH: MGEKNMLVANDEFYASIDKCQQDEYDIVLKASKGDKIALEYIIKKYKNFVKAKAKSYFLIGADKEDIIQEGMIGLYKAVRDFDASKTNSFKGFADICITRQIITAIKTATRQKHIPLNSYISLNKPVYDEESERTLLDIIATSIVTDPEELIISKEELKHIESKMNELLSELELQVVEYYLNGKSYQYIADKLQRDVKSIDNALQRVKRKLEKHLENRND, from the coding sequence ATGGGGGAGAAAAACATGTTAGTAGCGAATGATGAATTTTATGCATCAATAGATAAATGTCAGCAAGATGAATATGATATAGTATTAAAAGCAAGTAAAGGGGATAAAATAGCATTAGAATATATTATAAAAAAATATAAAAATTTTGTAAAAGCAAAAGCAAAGTCATATTTTTTAATAGGAGCAGATAAAGAAGATATAATTCAAGAGGGAATGATAGGCCTATATAAAGCGGTTAGAGACTTTGACGCGAGTAAAACAAACTCTTTTAAAGGATTTGCTGATATTTGTATAACTAGACAAATAATAACAGCAATAAAAACGGCAACAAGACAAAAGCATATACCTCTTAATTCGTATATATCTTTAAATAAACCTGTATATGATGAAGAATCAGAAAGAACACTTTTGGATATAATTGCAACTAGTATAGTTACAGATCCAGAAGAACTTATAATAAGCAAGGAAGAGCTAAAACACATAGAATCAAAGATGAATGAATTGCTAAGTGAGTTAGAATTACAAGTTGTAGAATACTACTTAAATGGTAAGTCATATCAATACATAGCGGACAAGCTTCAAAGAGATGTAAAATCAATAGATAATGCACTTCAAAGAGTAAAGAGAAAATTGGAAAAACATCTTGAAAACAGAAATGATTAA
- a CDS encoding Mini-ribonuclease 3, which translates to MNRTELITMSPLVLAYLGDTVFESHIREYLITKNINKKVNDLHKSAVKYVNAKAQATIIHNIEDQLTEDELRIYKRGRNQKSHTSPKNADIIDYKHATGFEALIGYLYLDKNYKRLEYIISEGIKIVEANM; encoded by the coding sequence ATGAATAGAACAGAATTAATAACTATGTCTCCATTAGTATTAGCATATCTAGGCGATACAGTTTTTGAATCGCATATAAGAGAGTACTTAATAACTAAAAATATAAATAAAAAAGTTAATGATCTTCATAAATCAGCAGTAAAATATGTAAATGCTAAGGCTCAAGCTACTATAATACACAATATAGAAGATCAATTAACAGAAGATGAACTAAGAATTTATAAAAGGGGAAGGAATCAGAAATCTCATACGTCCCCTAAAAATGCAGATATTATAGATTATAAGCACGCGACAGGGTTTGAAGCTTTAATTGGATATTTATATCTAGATAAAAACTATAAAAGGCTAGAGTATATAATATCGGAAGGCATAAAGATTGTTGAAGCGAATATGTAA
- the cysS gene encoding cysteine--tRNA ligase, producing the protein MKLYNTLTRTKEEFIPLEEGKVKMYVCGPTVYNYIHIGNARPFIMFDTLRRYLQYKGYDVTFVQNFTDVDDKIIKRGHEEGISPEEVANKYIDEYFVDADGLGIKRADVHPRVTDNIQQIIDFVKDLEDKGYAYEVNGDVYFDTKKFEGYGKLSKQNQDELEAGARIEVNGQKRHPMDFVLWKSKKEGEPGWNSPWGEGRPGWHIECSVMSNRYLGETIDIHAGGQDLAFPHHENEIAQSEARSGKTFSNYWVHNGYININNEKMSKSKGNFFTVRDISKQYDLEIVRFFMLSAHYRNPVNFSDEMLNQAKAGLERLYNAKEKLEFTISNLSESSIKDEEKELIGELESYKTKFINAMEDDLNTADAVSSIFELSKFINTNVNETSSVEFAKMCLDKFNELTGVLNIVNKKNDDILDKDIEELIQKRADAKKNKDFKLADDIRQELLDKGIVLEDTRQGTKWKRA; encoded by the coding sequence ATGAAATTATATAATACATTAACTAGAACAAAAGAAGAATTTATACCATTAGAAGAAGGTAAAGTAAAAATGTATGTATGTGGACCGACAGTATACAATTATATACATATAGGAAACGCTAGACCTTTTATAATGTTTGATACTTTAAGAAGATATTTACAATACAAAGGATACGATGTAACTTTTGTTCAAAACTTTACAGATGTAGATGATAAAATAATAAAAAGGGGACACGAAGAAGGCATAAGTCCTGAAGAGGTAGCTAATAAGTATATAGATGAGTACTTTGTAGATGCTGATGGTCTTGGAATAAAAAGAGCAGATGTTCATCCGAGAGTTACAGATAATATACAACAAATAATAGATTTTGTTAAAGACTTAGAGGATAAAGGGTATGCTTATGAAGTAAACGGAGATGTTTACTTTGATACTAAGAAGTTTGAAGGATATGGAAAACTTTCTAAACAAAATCAAGATGAGTTAGAAGCAGGGGCGAGAATAGAAGTAAATGGTCAAAAAAGACATCCAATGGATTTCGTTTTATGGAAGTCTAAAAAAGAAGGTGAACCAGGTTGGAATAGTCCTTGGGGCGAAGGTAGACCAGGATGGCATATAGAATGTTCAGTTATGTCTAATAGATACTTAGGTGAAACTATAGATATACATGCTGGAGGTCAGGACTTAGCATTCCCTCATCATGAGAATGAAATAGCTCAAAGTGAAGCTAGAAGTGGAAAAACATTCTCTAATTACTGGGTTCACAACGGATATATAAATATAAACAATGAAAAAATGAGTAAGTCAAAAGGAAATTTCTTCACAGTAAGAGATATATCTAAGCAATATGATTTAGAAATAGTAAGATTCTTTATGTTATCAGCTCATTATAGAAACCCTGTTAACTTCAGTGATGAAATGCTTAATCAAGCAAAAGCAGGACTTGAAAGACTTTATAATGCAAAAGAAAAATTAGAATTTACAATAAGTAATCTATCAGAATCTTCTATAAAAGATGAAGAAAAAGAATTAATAGGTGAATTAGAATCTTATAAGACTAAGTTTATAAATGCTATGGAAGATGATTTAAATACAGCAGATGCAGTAAGTTCTATTTTTGAATTATCAAAGTTTATAAATACGAATGTAAATGAAACATCTTCAGTAGAATTTGCTAAGATGTGCTTAGATAAATTTAATGAATTGACTGGAGTTTTAAATATAGTAAATAAGAAAAATGATGATATCTTAGACAAAGACATAGAAGAGCTAATACAAAAAAGAGCAGATGCTAAAAAAAATAAAGACTTTAAATTAGCAGATGATATAAGACAAGAATTACTAGATAAAGGTATAGTCTTAGAAGATACGAGACAAGGAACGAAGTGGAAGAGAGCATAA
- the rplL gene encoding 50S ribosomal protein L7/L12 — MTIEQILEAIENMKVLELNELVKAAEEKFGVSASAPVMMAGAVAGGAAEEKTEFDVVLANAGASKVGVIKAVREVTGLGLKEAKEVVDNAPKTLKEGVSKEEADQIKEKLEAAGASVEVK; from the coding sequence ATGACAATAGAACAAATATTAGAAGCTATAGAAAACATGAAAGTTTTAGAATTAAATGAATTAGTTAAAGCTGCTGAAGAAAAATTCGGTGTATCTGCTTCAGCTCCAGTTATGATGGCTGGTGCAGTTGCTGGTGGAGCTGCTGAAGAAAAAACTGAATTCGACGTAGTATTAGCAAACGCTGGTGCTTCAAAAGTTGGAGTTATAAAAGCTGTTAGAGAAGTAACAGGATTAGGATTAAAAGAAGCTAAAGAAGTAGTTGATAACGCTCCTAAGACATTAAAAGAAGGTGTTTCTAAAGAAGAAGCTGACCAAATAAAAGAAAAATTAGAAGCTGCTGGAGCTAGCGTAGAAGTTAAGTAG
- the secE gene encoding preprotein translocase subunit SecE: MAVQANQGTETKKKFSLFSYIRETKQELKRVSWPTKKELLKNTGVVLTVVTSATILVWALDTGLQGALGLILK, from the coding sequence GTGGCTGTCCAGGCAAATCAAGGCACAGAAACTAAGAAAAAATTTAGTTTATTCTCTTATATAAGAGAAACTAAACAAGAATTAAAAAGAGTTTCGTGGCCTACAAAAAAAGAATTACTTAAAAACACAGGTGTGGTTTTAACTGTAGTTACTTCAGCTACTATATTAGTGTGGGCTTTAGATACTGGATTACAAGGTGCACTAGGGCTTATACTGAAATAG
- the rplK gene encoding 50S ribosomal protein L11, with protein MAKKVIGQIKLQIPAGKATPAPPVGPALGQHGVNIMGFTKEFNAKTADQAGMIIPVVITVYQDRSFSFITKTPPAAVLLKKAAGLDTASGEPNKKKVATLSSAKVREIAELKMPDLNAASVEAAMSMIAGTARSMGIVVED; from the coding sequence ATGGCTAAAAAAGTTATAGGTCAAATAAAATTACAAATACCTGCAGGTAAGGCAACGCCAGCTCCACCAGTTGGGCCAGCGTTAGGACAACACGGTGTTAACATAATGGGATTCACTAAGGAGTTCAATGCTAAAACTGCAGATCAAGCAGGAATGATAATACCAGTTGTTATAACTGTATACCAAGATAGATCATTCTCATTCATAACAAAAACTCCTCCAGCTGCAGTATTATTAAAGAAAGCTGCTGGATTAGATACAGCTTCAGGAGAACCTAACAAGAAGAAAGTTGCTACTTTATCTTCTGCTAAGGTAAGAGAAATAGCTGAATTAAAAATGCCTGACTTAAATGCTGCATCAGTAGAAGCTGCTATGAGTATGATAGCTGGTACTGCAAGAAGTATGGGTATCGTTGTAGAAGACTAA
- a CDS encoding NYN domain-containing protein, producing the protein MRYLNKEQVISKLMRRNKKDYLIVDGYNIINAWDELKDISITDLEHAREKLIDAIIEYAEFTGRLGIIVFDAYNIKSCKEKIEKRKNITIVYTKEHQTADSYIEKFIGTLSKYDDVKVATNDYAEQQIVLGKGASRITSRELKLDLENAKSKIKEKNTSSYKKIQRNWLEDRLDKETLSKLENIRRNR; encoded by the coding sequence ATGAGATATTTAAACAAAGAACAGGTAATAAGTAAGTTGATGAGAAGAAATAAAAAAGACTATTTAATAGTAGATGGTTATAATATTATAAATGCCTGGGATGAACTTAAGGATATATCTATAACAGACTTAGAGCATGCCAGAGAAAAATTGATTGATGCAATAATCGAATATGCTGAATTTACAGGAAGACTAGGTATAATAGTTTTTGATGCCTATAACATAAAAAGTTGTAAAGAAAAAATAGAAAAAAGAAAAAATATAACTATTGTTTATACAAAAGAACATCAAACTGCAGATAGTTATATAGAGAAGTTTATAGGAACTTTATCTAAGTATGATGACGTAAAAGTTGCTACTAACGACTATGCAGAACAACAAATCGTATTAGGTAAAGGAGCTAGTAGAATAACTTCTCGAGAATTAAAATTAGACTTAGAAAATGCAAAATCTAAGATAAAAGAAAAAAATACTAGCAGCTATAAAAAAATTCAACGAAATTGGTTGGAAGATAGGTTAGATAAGGAAACATTGTCGAAACTTGAGAACATTCGTAGAAACCGTTGA
- the tuf gene encoding elongation factor Tu has protein sequence MAKAKFERNKPHVNIGTIGHVDHGKTTLTAAITKTLHERYQLGEAVDFANIDKAPEERERGITISTAHVEYETPNRHYAHVDCPGHADYVKNMITGAAQMDGAILVCSATDGPMPQTREHILLSRQVGVPYIVVFLNKCDMVDDEELLELVEMEVRDLLNEYEFPGDDTPIIRGSALMALENPASEWGDKIVELFEQIDAYIPEPERDVDKNFLMPVEDVFSITGRGTVATGRVERGVLKVQDEVEIVGLAEEPRKVVVTGVEMFRKLLDQAQAGDNIGALIRGVQRNEIERGQVMAKPGTVKPHTKFMAEVYVLKKEEGGRHTPFFDGYRPQFYFRTTDVTGACKLPEGIEMVMPGDNVTMAVELINSIAIEEGLRFAIREGGRTVASGVVASIVE, from the coding sequence ATGGCTAAAGCTAAATTTGAAAGAAATAAACCACACGTTAATATAGGAACAATAGGACACGTTGACCACGGTAAAACTACATTAACAGCTGCAATAACAAAAACATTACACGAGAGATATCAATTAGGAGAAGCAGTAGACTTCGCTAACATAGATAAAGCTCCAGAAGAAAGAGAAAGAGGTATAACAATATCAACAGCTCACGTTGAGTACGAAACTCCAAACAGACACTACGCTCACGTTGACTGCCCAGGACATGCTGACTACGTTAAGAACATGATAACAGGTGCTGCTCAAATGGACGGTGCTATATTAGTTTGTTCAGCAACAGATGGACCAATGCCTCAAACAAGAGAGCATATATTATTATCAAGACAAGTTGGTGTACCATACATAGTAGTATTCTTAAACAAGTGTGATATGGTAGACGACGAAGAATTATTAGAGTTAGTTGAAATGGAAGTAAGAGACTTATTAAATGAGTACGAATTCCCAGGAGATGACACTCCAATAATAAGAGGATCTGCATTAATGGCATTAGAAAACCCAGCTTCTGAGTGGGGAGACAAAATAGTAGAATTATTCGAGCAAATAGATGCTTATATACCAGAACCAGAAAGAGATGTTGATAAGAACTTCTTAATGCCAGTAGAAGACGTATTCTCTATAACAGGAAGAGGAACAGTTGCTACAGGTAGAGTTGAAAGAGGAGTATTAAAGGTTCAAGACGAAGTTGAAATAGTAGGATTAGCAGAAGAACCAAGAAAAGTTGTAGTAACAGGAGTAGAAATGTTCAGAAAGTTATTAGACCAAGCACAAGCTGGAGATAACATAGGAGCATTAATAAGAGGTGTACAAAGAAATGAAATAGAAAGAGGACAAGTTATGGCGAAGCCAGGAACAGTTAAGCCTCACACTAAGTTCATGGCAGAAGTATACGTTCTTAAAAAAGAAGAAGGTGGAAGACACACTCCATTCTTCGATGGATACAGACCACAATTCTACTTCAGAACAACAGACGTTACAGGAGCATGTAAGTTACCAGAAGGTATAGAAATGGTTATGCCAGGAGATAACGTAACAATGGCAGTTGAGTTAATAAACTCAATAGCAATAGAAGAAGGATTAAGATTCGCAATAAGAGAAGGTGGAAGAACAGTAGCATCAGGAGTTGTTGCTTCTATAGTTGAATAA
- the rplJ gene encoding 50S ribosomal protein L10, with the protein MRKAIELKSQVVSEIVEKLEKSSSAIVVDYKGLTVEEVTELRKKMREAGVEYKVYKNTLVRKAAKEVGIEQFNDELLVGTNAIAFGYEDPVAPARILKEFMDSHPKMQLKMGVVEGEFYNESQIVEFANIPSREVLLAKLLGSLKAPMSNFAYLIDALIKKQEGQEA; encoded by the coding sequence ATGAGAAAAGCTATAGAACTTAAATCACAAGTTGTTTCTGAAATAGTTGAAAAATTAGAAAAATCATCATCTGCTATAGTTGTTGATTACAAAGGATTAACAGTTGAAGAGGTAACTGAATTAAGAAAGAAAATGAGAGAAGCTGGTGTTGAATACAAAGTATACAAAAACACTTTAGTTAGAAAAGCTGCTAAAGAAGTTGGTATAGAACAATTCAATGACGAGTTATTAGTTGGAACTAATGCAATAGCATTCGGATACGAAGATCCAGTTGCTCCAGCTAGAATATTAAAGGAATTCATGGATTCTCATCCAAAAATGCAATTAAAAATGGGTGTAGTAGAAGGTGAATTCTACAACGAATCTCAAATAGTTGAGTTCGCTAACATACCATCAAGAGAAGTTCTTCTTGCTAAGTTACTTGGAAGCTTAAAGGCTCCAATGTCAAACTTCGCATACTTAATAGATGCTTTAATAAAGAAACAAGAAGGACAAGAAGCTTAA
- the rplA gene encoding 50S ribosomal protein L1 gives MAKKSKKYVEALNKIDRTRLYDATEALSLVAEVATAKFDETVEAHIKLGVDSRHADQQVRGAVVLPHGTGKTKRVLVFAKGAKAAEAEAAGADFVGAEELVQKIQGENWFEFDVVVATPDMMGVVGRLGRVLGPKGLMPNPKSGTVTFDVAKAIDEIKAGKVEYRLDKTNIIHVPVGKVSFGGEKLAENFAALMDAIVKAKPAAAKGQYLRSVTVASTMGPGVKINPAKIAE, from the coding sequence ATGGCAAAGAAAAGTAAAAAATACGTAGAAGCGTTAAATAAAATAGATAGAACAAGATTATATGATGCTACAGAAGCTTTATCTTTAGTTGCAGAAGTTGCTACAGCTAAATTCGACGAAACTGTTGAAGCTCATATAAAATTAGGTGTTGACTCAAGACATGCTGATCAACAAGTTAGAGGTGCGGTTGTATTACCACACGGAACTGGTAAAACTAAGAGAGTTTTAGTTTTCGCTAAAGGAGCAAAAGCTGCTGAAGCTGAAGCTGCTGGAGCTGACTTTGTAGGAGCTGAAGAATTAGTTCAAAAAATACAAGGTGAAAACTGGTTCGAATTCGATGTAGTTGTTGCTACTCCAGACATGATGGGTGTAGTAGGTAGATTAGGTAGAGTATTAGGACCTAAAGGTTTAATGCCAAACCCTAAGTCAGGAACTGTTACTTTCGATGTAGCTAAAGCTATAGACGAAATAAAAGCAGGTAAAGTAGAATACAGATTAGATAAAACAAATATAATACACGTTCCAGTAGGAAAAGTATCATTTGGTGGAGAAAAGTTAGCTGAAAACTTTGCTGCATTAATGGATGCTATAGTTAAGGCTAAGCCAGCTGCTGCTAAAGGACAATACTTAAGAAGTGTAACAGTAGCGTCTACTATGGGACCTGGTGTTAAAATAAACCCTGCTAAAATAGCAGAATAA
- the thyX gene encoding FAD-dependent thymidylate synthase: MKVKILSHTPEPEKVISMAAKLCYSAVGVDQIEDNLTPESIDKFLNMLISIGHESPLEHVSFTFAVEGISRACSHQIVRHRIASYSQQSQRYVKLNQFEYIIPHHINEIDEARELFIETMKKDQEAYDKLVEILFEKHYNKLIKSGKNEKEAKRSAEKQAIEDARYVFPNACETKMVFTMNVRSLYNFLNHRCCERAQWEIRELSIEMLRQLKQVAPILFRNMGPNCVQGPCPEGNMTCGKIVEIREKFKNL, from the coding sequence ATGAAGGTAAAAATATTATCTCATACACCAGAGCCAGAGAAAGTTATATCAATGGCTGCAAAATTATGTTATTCAGCAGTTGGAGTTGATCAAATAGAGGATAATTTAACGCCAGAGAGTATAGATAAATTTTTAAATATGCTAATAAGTATAGGACATGAATCCCCTCTAGAACATGTATCATTTACATTTGCAGTAGAGGGAATATCTAGAGCTTGTTCTCATCAAATAGTTAGACATCGTATAGCTAGTTATTCACAACAAAGTCAAAGATATGTTAAGTTAAATCAATTTGAATACATAATTCCTCACCATATAAATGAAATAGATGAGGCAAGAGAGCTATTCATAGAAACAATGAAAAAAGATCAAGAAGCTTATGATAAGCTTGTAGAAATATTATTTGAAAAACACTATAATAAATTAATAAAAAGTGGAAAAAATGAGAAAGAAGCGAAAAGAAGTGCAGAAAAGCAAGCGATAGAAGATGCTAGATATGTTTTTCCTAATGCTTGTGAGACAAAAATGGTATTTACTATGAATGTAAGAAGTTTATATAATTTCTTAAACCATAGATGTTGTGAAAGAGCACAATGGGAAATAAGAGAACTATCTATAGAAATGTTAAGACAATTAAAGCAAGTAGCTCCGATATTATTTAGAAATATGGGACCAAACTGTGTTCAAGGACCATGTCCAGAAGGTAACATGACTTGTGGTAAAATAGTTGAAATAAGAGAAAAATTTAAAAATTTATAG
- the gltX gene encoding glutamate--tRNA ligase: MSVKVRFAPSPTGFVHIGSLRTALYNYLFAKRMGGEYLLRVEDTDQTRLVEGAIENMLQAMKWAGVNHTEGVMLDENGNIVQKGENGPYIQSERLDIYKKYIQELLDSGKAYYCFCTKERLDEVREKQKEAGETPRYDGHCRDLTEEEVQAKIAAGEPYVIRLRLPENHVIKFNDLVRGETEFNTNDLDDQVLIKTDGFPTYHFAVVVDDHLMEITHVIRGEEWVSSTPKHVYLYEAFGWEPVTFVHLPNILNKEKKKLSKRHGDVAVEDFKKKGYLPEGLVNYVALVGWSPEDNQEIFSMEELENAFSIDRVSKSGGVFDTEKLNWVNQHYIKDADDSYLTDLAIPFLVESGFITEEEAETKYEFIKGMVSVLKEKLQYVKEITEHANIFFGDTVELETEECREFLNLEHIPTLIDALEAKVEAAEVVDEAFVKAMFKEIQKEHGIKGKNLFMGSRIILTGQMHGPDLPKTMEVLGKETCLNRIKYVKNNVL; this comes from the coding sequence ATGAGTGTAAAAGTAAGATTTGCTCCAAGTCCAACTGGATTTGTACATATAGGTAGTTTAAGAACTGCTTTATACAACTACTTATTTGCAAAGAGAATGGGTGGAGAATATTTATTAAGAGTAGAAGATACAGACCAAACAAGATTAGTTGAAGGTGCAATAGAAAACATGCTTCAAGCTATGAAATGGGCTGGTGTTAACCATACTGAAGGTGTTATGTTAGATGAAAATGGGAATATAGTTCAAAAAGGTGAGAACGGTCCTTACATACAATCTGAAAGATTAGATATATACAAAAAATATATACAAGAATTATTAGATAGTGGAAAAGCTTACTACTGCTTCTGTACAAAAGAAAGATTAGATGAAGTAAGAGAAAAGCAAAAAGAAGCTGGAGAAACTCCAAGGTATGATGGTCACTGTAGAGACCTTACGGAAGAAGAAGTACAAGCTAAAATAGCTGCGGGAGAACCATACGTTATAAGACTAAGATTACCAGAAAATCACGTTATAAAGTTCAATGACTTAGTTAGAGGAGAAACAGAATTTAATACTAATGACTTAGATGATCAAGTATTAATAAAAACTGATGGATTCCCAACATATCATTTTGCTGTAGTTGTTGATGATCATTTAATGGAAATAACTCATGTTATAAGAGGAGAAGAATGGGTTTCTTCAACTCCAAAGCATGTTTATTTATATGAAGCATTTGGATGGGAGCCTGTGACATTTGTACATTTACCAAATATACTTAATAAGGAAAAGAAAAAGTTAAGTAAGAGACATGGTGATGTTGCTGTTGAAGACTTCAAGAAAAAAGGATACTTACCAGAAGGATTAGTAAACTATGTTGCATTAGTTGGATGGTCTCCAGAAGATAACCAAGAAATATTCTCTATGGAAGAATTAGAAAATGCATTTTCTATAGATAGGGTATCTAAGAGTGGTGGAGTATTTGATACAGAAAAGTTAAATTGGGTTAACCAACATTATATAAAAGATGCAGATGATAGTTATTTAACAGATTTAGCTATACCATTTTTAGTTGAATCAGGATTTATAACAGAAGAAGAAGCTGAAACTAAATATGAATTCATAAAGGGTATGGTATCAGTTCTTAAAGAAAAATTACAATATGTAAAAGAAATAACTGAACATGCTAATATATTCTTTGGAGACACTGTTGAGTTAGAAACTGAAGAATGTAGAGAATTCTTAAACTTAGAGCACATACCAACTTTAATAGATGCATTAGAAGCAAAAGTAGAAGCTGCTGAAGTAGTAGATGAAGCCTTTGTAAAAGCTATGTTTAAAGAAATACAAAAAGAACATGGTATAAAAGGGAAGAATTTATTCATGGGATCAAGAATAATATTAACTGGTCAAATGCATGGACCAGATCTTCCAAAAACTATGGAAGTTCTAGGAAAAGAAACTTGCTTAAATAGAATAAAATATGTAAAAAATAATGTTTTATAG
- the nusG gene encoding transcription termination/antitermination protein NusG produces MSELQEARWYVVHTYSGHENKVKATIEKAVKTRGMEDYITHLVVPTEDVVETTKTGKEKTRQRKVFPSYVLVKMIITDESWYIVRNTKGVTGFVGPGSKPVPLSDEEVKAMGIEIDVPKVVNSDVDLEIGDAVEVAKGPFSGQVGTVEEINLETREAKVCIDAFGKKTLFVIEFENIQKI; encoded by the coding sequence ATGTCAGAATTACAAGAAGCAAGATGGTATGTTGTGCATACCTATTCAGGGCATGAAAATAAAGTTAAAGCTACGATAGAAAAAGCTGTAAAAACAAGAGGAATGGAAGACTATATAACACATTTAGTTGTTCCAACTGAAGATGTAGTTGAGACTACAAAAACAGGAAAAGAAAAAACTAGACAGCGTAAGGTATTTCCAAGTTATGTCTTAGTTAAAATGATAATCACTGATGAATCTTGGTATATCGTAAGAAATACTAAGGGTGTTACTGGATTCGTTGGACCAGGTTCAAAACCAGTGCCGTTAAGTGATGAAGAAGTAAAAGCTATGGGCATAGAAATAGATGTTCCGAAAGTAGTAAACTCAGATGTAGACTTAGAAATAGGTGATGCAGTAGAGGTTGCTAAAGGTCCTTTTAGTGGACAAGTAGGTACTGTTGAAGAAATAAACCTGGAAACAAGAGAAGCAAAAGTGTGTATAGATGCATTTGGCAAGAAGACTCTATTTGTAATAGAGTTTGAAAATATACAAAAAATATAA
- the rlmB gene encoding 23S rRNA (guanosine(2251)-2'-O)-methyltransferase RlmB — translation MATIEGRNPVIEAIKNDREIDKIMIANSAKEGSIKKIIGMAKEKNIVIQYVDKHKLDEVSTSHSHQGVIAQVSEYKYWELDELIESVKAKNEDPFFIILDEITDPHNLGSIIRTADAVGAHGVIIPKRRSVHITPVVAKASAGAVEYVPVCKVTNIVNTIKKLKDEGLWIAAADMDGQTFYEQNLTGALGLVIGSEGFGISRLVKQNCDFTVKMPMIGNVTSLNASVAAGILLYEIFKQRTGNK, via the coding sequence TTGGCAACAATAGAAGGAAGAAATCCTGTAATAGAAGCAATAAAAAATGACAGAGAAATAGATAAAATAATGATAGCGAATTCGGCTAAAGAAGGTTCTATTAAAAAAATAATAGGCATGGCTAAAGAAAAAAATATAGTAATACAGTATGTAGATAAACATAAATTAGATGAAGTAAGTACTAGCCACTCTCATCAAGGTGTTATAGCTCAAGTAAGTGAGTATAAATACTGGGAGTTAGATGAATTAATAGAAAGTGTTAAAGCTAAAAATGAAGATCCATTCTTCATAATATTAGACGAGATAACAGATCCTCATAATCTTGGATCTATAATAAGAACAGCTGATGCAGTTGGAGCTCATGGAGTTATAATACCTAAAAGAAGGTCAGTACATATAACACCTGTAGTAGCTAAAGCATCTGCAGGTGCAGTGGAATATGTTCCTGTTTGTAAGGTTACTAATATAGTTAACACTATAAAAAAATTAAAAGATGAAGGTTTATGGATAGCTGCGGCTGATATGGATGGTCAGACATTCTATGAACAAAATCTTACAGGAGCACTTGGATTAGTTATAGGTAGTGAAGGGTTTGGGATATCTAGATTAGTTAAGCAAAATTGTGACTTTACTGTTAAGATGCCTATGATAGGAAATGTAACATCGTTAAATGCCTCAGTAGCTGCAGGAATTCTGTTATATGAGATATTTAAACAAAGAACAGGTAATAAGTAA